One Desulfovibrio sp. ZJ209 genomic window carries:
- the mazG gene encoding nucleoside triphosphate pyrophosphohydrolase — protein MKDDRSSCALAALGEVIGRLTAPDGCPWDRAQTPESMAEYIIEESHELAAALRAGDAAAVREELGDVAFLLLFVAGMYEKRGEFTLADALTENRAKMVRRHPHVFAGETFPDLDAQLARWEAIKRAEHEAAGAPQGLFASLPASLPPLTKAYRIHSKAARVGFTWPTDEEVEQQVEAEWLEWLDVSAGDDNAAQKHELGDLIFSLVELGRRKGIKANDALDAADNRFLRRFARMEELARERGLDFAALSLDEKDELWNEAKAEEGAPAGGACAAGTPGAEA, from the coding sequence ATGAAAGATGACCGCAGCTCGTGCGCCCTTGCCGCCCTCGGTGAGGTGATAGGCCGGCTCACCGCGCCGGACGGCTGCCCCTGGGACAGGGCGCAGACGCCGGAGAGCATGGCCGAATATATCATTGAAGAAAGCCACGAGCTGGCGGCGGCGCTGCGCGCGGGCGACGCGGCCGCCGTGCGCGAGGAGCTGGGCGACGTGGCCTTTCTCCTGCTGTTCGTGGCCGGCATGTACGAGAAGCGCGGGGAATTCACCCTTGCCGACGCGCTCACCGAGAACCGCGCCAAGATGGTGCGCCGCCACCCGCATGTCTTCGCCGGCGAGACCTTCCCCGACCTCGACGCCCAGCTCGCCCGCTGGGAGGCCATCAAGCGCGCCGAGCACGAGGCCGCGGGCGCGCCGCAGGGCCTGTTCGCAAGCCTCCCCGCGAGCCTGCCGCCGCTCACCAAGGCCTACCGCATCCACTCCAAGGCCGCGCGCGTGGGCTTCACCTGGCCCACCGACGAGGAGGTGGAGCAGCAGGTGGAGGCCGAATGGCTCGAATGGCTGGATGTCTCGGCCGGCGACGACAACGCGGCCCAGAAGCACGAGCTCGGCGACCTCATCTTTTCCCTCGTGGAGCTCGGGCGGCGCAAGGGCATCAAGGCCAATGACGCGCTGGACGCCGCCGACAACCGCTTTTTGCGGCGCTTTGCCCGCATGGAGGAGCTGGCGCGCGAGCGCGGCCTCGACTTCGCGGCCCTTTCGCTGGACGAAAAGGACGAGCTCTGGAACGAGGCAAAGGCGGAGGAGGGCGCCCCCGCCGGAGGAGCCTGCGCCGCCGGCACGCCCGGGGCGGAGGCCTAG
- a CDS encoding VCBS repeat-containing protein: MKPAPRLLLALSLAMAVLCLGVIAHAAQPSQKSFVIAPFTVNAPQSYSYLAKAVPGTIQGKLNRPGVLEGKSLQGKALSAAEARKALASSGADYAVFGTVNVMGNDCAIEVNCVDKAGKTWSRTVEAPVSGLTGAVQNVSAALGSEVMGVTVAARPAFMTRQPGQTAPAGARAAGGEIIVNETGQQQTYLNPQFRYQGAGAADGSRLRSQRIKENMVDMAVADFNGDGKNEIAFLGDHTLTIYLWEEGGRLKQLGTTTVSASNLNFSMRAMDLNRDGASDLVIATFEEESNRPYSYFFSFKGNKLTQCAERIPYFASVLRTPPNFTPTLVGQGFDSIKLFAPGVHLLVKQGNKYALGARLSLPTGATVFNVAWIPAGKDNSSDMLAMLTDDERVKLFQANGSTPVHTTMERFSGSATGMDFYKTMPGLGIDKTGQLPGKIYAPMRMIAADLGRTGEHVLMLNKPISTASQFFDRYRFFPQGEIHALYWDGVGLALKWKTRRIKGSVAEIDLADVTNDGIVDLVVGVNTSPELGIGSRQSMILAYPLDVSQMDPNAPADMSDFEVNPNR; the protein is encoded by the coding sequence ATGAAACCTGCCCCGCGCCTTTTGCTCGCGCTTTCGCTCGCCATGGCCGTCCTCTGCCTGGGGGTGATCGCGCATGCCGCCCAGCCCTCGCAAAAATCCTTTGTCATCGCGCCCTTCACGGTCAACGCGCCGCAAAGCTACAGCTATCTCGCCAAGGCGGTGCCCGGCACCATCCAGGGCAAGCTCAACCGGCCTGGCGTGCTCGAGGGCAAGAGCCTCCAGGGCAAGGCCCTTTCGGCGGCCGAGGCGCGCAAGGCGCTGGCCTCTTCCGGGGCGGATTACGCCGTCTTCGGCACGGTCAACGTCATGGGCAATGACTGCGCCATCGAGGTCAACTGCGTGGACAAGGCCGGCAAGACGTGGAGCCGCACGGTGGAGGCCCCGGTGAGCGGGCTCACCGGCGCGGTGCAGAACGTGAGCGCGGCGCTCGGCTCCGAGGTGATGGGCGTGACCGTGGCCGCCAGGCCCGCCTTCATGACGCGCCAGCCCGGCCAGACGGCGCCCGCGGGCGCCCGCGCGGCCGGCGGCGAGATCATCGTCAACGAGACCGGACAGCAGCAGACCTACCTCAACCCGCAGTTCCGCTACCAGGGCGCCGGCGCCGCGGACGGCTCGCGCCTGCGCAGCCAGCGCATCAAGGAAAACATGGTGGACATGGCCGTGGCCGACTTCAACGGCGACGGCAAGAACGAGATCGCCTTTCTGGGCGACCACACCCTCACCATCTACCTCTGGGAGGAAGGGGGCCGGCTCAAGCAGCTCGGCACGACCACGGTCTCGGCATCCAACCTGAATTTCTCCATGCGCGCCATGGACCTCAACCGCGACGGCGCCTCCGACCTCGTCATCGCCACCTTTGAGGAAGAGAGCAACCGGCCCTATTCCTATTTCTTCTCCTTCAAGGGCAACAAGCTCACCCAGTGCGCCGAGCGCATCCCCTATTTCGCCAGCGTCCTGCGCACGCCGCCCAACTTCACGCCCACCCTGGTGGGCCAGGGCTTCGACAGCATCAAGCTCTTCGCGCCCGGCGTGCACCTGCTCGTCAAGCAGGGCAACAAGTACGCCCTCGGCGCGCGCCTGAGCCTGCCCACCGGGGCCACGGTGTTCAACGTGGCCTGGATACCGGCCGGCAAGGACAATTCCAGCGACATGCTCGCCATGCTCACCGACGACGAGCGCGTCAAGCTCTTCCAGGCCAACGGCTCAACGCCGGTGCACACCACCATGGAGCGCTTTTCCGGCTCGGCCACGGGCATGGATTTTTACAAGACCATGCCCGGCCTCGGCATCGACAAGACAGGCCAGCTCCCGGGCAAGATTTATGCGCCCATGCGCATGATCGCCGCCGACCTCGGCCGCACGGGCGAGCATGTGCTCATGCTCAACAAGCCCATCTCCACGGCCTCGCAGTTCTTTGACCGCTACCGCTTCTTCCCGCAGGGCGAGATCCACGCCCTCTACTGGGACGGCGTGGGCCTGGCCCTCAAGTGGAAGACCCGGCGCATCAAGGGCTCCGTGGCCGAGATCGACCTCGCCGACGTGACCAATGACGGCATCGTCGACCTCGTGGTCGGCGTCAACACCTCGCCCGAGCTCGGCATCGGGAGCCGGCAGTCCATGATCCTCGCCTATCCGCTCGACGTTTCGCAGATGGACCCCAATGCGCCGGCGGACATGAGCGACTTTGAGGTCAACCCCAACCGCTAG
- a CDS encoding CvpA family protein, whose translation MGQDIFDLVIILTLVFFTLRGARVGLVGEVAGVVSLLGGFWGARAFHGLVSPHLTFISGEGWRTFAAWGLVFAGIMLAVGLIARLVKKLVAFSFASWADRLAGGVFGLAKGVLIWALVLIVAEKLFQNDAFMRDSRVMPYFHALVGQLREWLPQDIAAKLGL comes from the coding sequence ATGGGACAGGACATCTTCGATCTCGTCATCATCCTCACCCTTGTCTTTTTCACCCTGCGCGGCGCGCGCGTGGGCCTGGTGGGCGAGGTGGCGGGCGTGGTCTCGCTTTTGGGCGGCTTCTGGGGCGCCCGGGCCTTTCACGGGCTCGTGTCGCCGCACCTGACCTTTATTTCCGGCGAGGGCTGGCGCACGTTCGCGGCCTGGGGGCTCGTGTTCGCGGGCATCATGCTGGCCGTGGGCCTCATTGCGCGGCTCGTGAAGAAGCTGGTGGCCTTTTCCTTCGCCTCCTGGGCGGACAGGCTCGCCGGCGGCGTCTTCGGGCTAGCCAAGGGCGTGCTCATCTGGGCGCTCGTGCTCATCGTGGCGGAAAAACTGTTCCAGAACGACGCCTTCATGCGCGATTCGCGCGTCATGCCCTATTTTCACGCCCTGGTGGGGCAGCTTCGGGAATGGCTGCCGCAGGACATCGCGGCGAAGCTCGGCCTCTGA
- the rimP gene encoding ribosome maturation factor RimP, with amino-acid sequence MPETLEETVTRLVSPLVRAQGLELWGVEVLPGGRTKVRVFVDVPRPAQAAGSAGAEPPAEEAAEAVTEAAFAEPGSASIDQCEEISRELGLAMDVEDCVPEAWVLEVSSPGLDRRFFSLDQMAPYVGDLVEARLASPVTPEGEGGAAPRLRWRGRLTGVDAEGFTLEPCAVSADGEVRPEGGAPVHLPWAEVRRASRIPVFQKPAKPGKGPGKGRARHPSQAGRVRAAAGGRHES; translated from the coding sequence ATGCCGGAAACTCTTGAAGAAACCGTCACCCGCCTCGTGAGCCCGCTCGTCCGGGCGCAGGGGCTCGAGCTCTGGGGCGTGGAAGTGCTGCCCGGCGGGCGCACCAAGGTGCGCGTGTTCGTGGATGTGCCCCGGCCGGCGCAGGCTGCCGGCAGCGCCGGGGCTGAGCCGCCCGCGGAAGAAGCCGCGGAAGCCGTCACGGAAGCCGCTTTCGCCGAGCCCGGTTCGGCGAGCATCGACCAGTGCGAGGAGATCTCGCGTGAGCTCGGCCTCGCCATGGACGTGGAGGACTGCGTGCCCGAAGCCTGGGTGCTGGAAGTGTCCTCCCCGGGCCTTGACCGCCGCTTTTTCAGCCTTGACCAGATGGCCCCCTATGTGGGCGACCTTGTGGAAGCGCGCCTCGCCTCCCCCGTGACGCCCGAAGGCGAGGGCGGCGCGGCCCCGCGCCTGCGCTGGCGCGGCCGGCTCACGGGCGTGGACGCCGAGGGTTTCACCCTCGAGCCCTGCGCCGTCTCGGCCGACGGCGAGGTGCGCCCCGAGGGCGGCGCCCCGGTGCATCTCCCCTGGGCCGAAGTGCGCAGGGCCTCCCGCATCCCCGTTTTTCAGAAGCCCGCCAAGCCCGGGAAGGGGCCCGGCAAGGGACGGGCCCGCCATCCCAGCCAAGCCGGCCGCGTCCGCGCGGCCGCCGGAGGCAGACATGAATCTTGA